The following are encoded together in the Myxococcales bacterium genome:
- a CDS encoding PEGA domain-containing protein — translation MHALVTGRRRLVGLVALAVATTSPRSFAQPAATPAAPAEDPKTIEARSHFQNGVKLFNGSNWKGALAEFDAAYKLKPGPSSLKNIALCQKELFRYTDAIDTLKKLLARHQSEISADEQKSLRDAITELGSLVGSVVVRVTPAEARVFLDGRALEPNELGASTQLNTGEHVVVAEAPGYARVARTIRVAGAQRDVPIDLALTANAGFVSVTSDDPKAAIAIDGKALAFSRWRGPLEPGRHYVQVYRDGFRQFEQAFAVEIGKTVEVKAVLVPDDRPKPGGPPPPQQRGWYALLALSGVGLRNAPAGLELDQSQVTGGSLGVRAGYRIWTPVAVELLVEGGSHKVDKACDTNVQARKCGTDNAFERSFTLDSTRFGPNLRIMSGGETLRFTSVVGAGAVRHEIKLDAPDSKQVGARPCPAAAPRVGIRTSCSRSGSSTTGATSCSS, via the coding sequence GTGCACGCCTTGGTTACCGGACGACGGCGGCTGGTCGGGCTCGTGGCCCTCGCTGTGGCGACGACGAGTCCGCGCTCGTTTGCGCAGCCGGCAGCCACCCCGGCTGCCCCCGCCGAAGACCCAAAGACCATCGAGGCCCGGAGCCACTTCCAGAATGGCGTCAAGTTGTTCAACGGCAGCAACTGGAAGGGAGCGCTCGCGGAGTTCGACGCGGCCTACAAACTGAAACCAGGACCGAGCTCGCTGAAGAACATCGCTCTGTGTCAGAAGGAGCTGTTTCGTTACACCGACGCCATCGACACACTGAAGAAGTTGCTCGCTCGGCACCAGAGTGAGATCTCGGCGGACGAACAAAAGTCGCTGCGCGACGCCATCACCGAGCTGGGCTCCCTCGTCGGCAGCGTCGTCGTCCGGGTGACGCCTGCCGAAGCGCGGGTCTTCCTGGACGGGCGGGCGCTAGAACCGAACGAGCTCGGCGCGAGCACGCAGCTCAACACGGGAGAGCACGTAGTCGTGGCCGAGGCTCCCGGCTACGCGCGCGTCGCGCGCACGATCCGCGTCGCCGGCGCCCAGCGCGACGTGCCTATCGACCTCGCTCTCACGGCGAACGCCGGCTTCGTCTCCGTCACCAGCGATGACCCCAAGGCTGCCATCGCCATCGACGGCAAGGCCCTCGCTTTCTCGCGCTGGAGAGGACCGCTCGAACCCGGCCGTCACTACGTGCAGGTCTACCGCGACGGTTTCCGCCAGTTCGAGCAGGCCTTCGCCGTCGAAATCGGCAAGACCGTCGAGGTGAAGGCCGTGCTGGTCCCCGACGATCGGCCGAAACCGGGCGGTCCGCCCCCGCCACAGCAGCGCGGTTGGTACGCACTCCTGGCACTGTCCGGGGTGGGTCTGCGCAACGCACCCGCCGGGCTCGAGCTCGACCAGAGCCAGGTGACCGGCGGTTCGTTGGGTGTGCGGGCTGGTTATCGGATCTGGACACCGGTCGCCGTGGAGCTCCTGGTCGAAGGCGGCTCACACAAAGTCGACAAGGCCTGCGACACCAACGTGCAAGCTCGCAAGTGCGGAACCGACAACGCCTTCGAGCGCTCGTTCACCCTCGACTCGACGCGTTTCGGTCCGAACCTGCGCATCATGAGCGGAGGGGAGACGCTGCGCTTCACGTCGGTCGTCGGCGCCGGCGCAGTCCGCCACGAGATCAAGTTGGACGCTCCGGATTCGAAACAAGTCGGGGCCAGGCCATGCCCGGCGGCAGCGCCAAGGGTTGGGATCCGTACTTCCTGCTCGAGGTCGGGATCCAGTACAACTGGGGCCACCTCTTGCTCGAGCTGA
- the rpsT gene encoding 30S ribosomal protein S20 translates to MANHPSAGKRNRQRLVRTERNRAAKSSVRSTVKKARTAVESGDKAVAKSSVASASVALAKAAKKGVIHKKTASRTTSRIQAALAKLG, encoded by the coding sequence ATGGCGAACCACCCGTCAGCAGGAAAACGTAATCGGCAGCGACTCGTTCGAACCGAGCGCAACCGCGCGGCCAAGAGCAGCGTCCGCTCCACCGTGAAGAAGGCTCGCACCGCCGTCGAGAGCGGCGACAAAGCCGTCGCAAAGAGCAGCGTCGCGTCGGCCAGCGTGGCCTTGGCCAAGGCGGCCAAGAAGGGCGTGATTCACAAGAAGACGGCGTCGCGCACCACCTCGCGCATCCAGGCCGCCCTCGCCAAGCTGGGCTGA
- a CDS encoding protein kinase, whose protein sequence is MGSPEVDQDEALAGVTVADKYRVDRLIGRGGMGAVYEATNIAIGKRVALKFLDRGAARDRDSIARFQREAEAAGAVESAHIVHIFDSGSTDDGRPFLVMELLSGEDLRALLKREGRIPLADAIHITGQVLRALARAHAAGIVHRDLKPDNVFLCRRDDDPMFVKIVDFGISKITRREATADTLTRRGVVLGTAFYMSPEQAQAFRDIDGRSDLFSVGAILFEALAGRPPHIGSVYEAVLIDICTKDAPNIRSLVPEIPEAVADVIARSLMRERDARWQDANDFYDALGMAAPGLLRTGGLGLPRAQFASTSDTNPIGKASTPGDPAAAKVVTAGGTAVPLGEGAELVLASGASNPRTHARRIWVAGLVGALAAFAGTAAIMTGPGAHRERPPEPDPTTRALPAASVVTPPTPALGVAPVADAAASSAPSPALLPDAGQNAVKPGWPPKPGLKPGASSQASASTPPTRPHPPGVATGLTLDTHGP, encoded by the coding sequence ATGGGTAGCCCCGAGGTGGATCAGGACGAAGCGCTCGCGGGCGTGACCGTCGCCGACAAGTACCGCGTCGACCGATTGATCGGCCGCGGCGGCATGGGCGCGGTGTACGAAGCCACCAACATCGCCATCGGCAAACGCGTCGCGCTCAAGTTCCTCGACCGCGGCGCCGCCCGAGATCGCGACTCGATCGCCCGCTTCCAGCGGGAAGCCGAGGCTGCCGGCGCCGTCGAGAGCGCACACATCGTTCACATCTTCGATTCGGGCTCTACCGATGACGGCCGACCATTCCTGGTGATGGAGCTCCTGAGCGGTGAGGATCTGCGCGCGCTGCTCAAACGGGAGGGGCGCATTCCCCTGGCCGACGCCATCCACATCACCGGGCAAGTGCTGCGAGCTTTGGCCCGCGCCCACGCCGCCGGCATCGTCCACCGCGATCTGAAACCCGACAACGTCTTCTTGTGCCGCCGCGATGACGACCCGATGTTCGTCAAGATCGTCGACTTCGGCATCTCCAAGATCACACGCCGCGAGGCGACCGCGGACACGTTGACTCGCCGCGGGGTCGTGCTCGGTACGGCGTTCTACATGTCTCCGGAGCAGGCGCAGGCATTCCGCGACATCGACGGCCGCTCGGACCTCTTCAGCGTCGGCGCCATCTTGTTCGAGGCCCTGGCCGGTCGCCCACCGCACATCGGCTCGGTGTACGAAGCGGTGCTGATCGACATCTGTACCAAGGACGCTCCCAACATTCGCAGCTTGGTACCGGAGATCCCCGAGGCCGTCGCCGACGTCATCGCGCGCTCGCTGATGCGCGAGCGCGATGCACGCTGGCAGGACGCCAACGACTTCTACGACGCCCTGGGCATGGCCGCGCCGGGCCTCCTGCGCACCGGCGGGCTGGGACTGCCTCGCGCGCAGTTCGCGAGCACGAGCGACACCAATCCCATCGGCAAGGCCTCGACGCCGGGCGACCCGGCGGCGGCGAAGGTCGTGACCGCCGGCGGTACCGCGGTGCCGCTGGGAGAGGGTGCGGAACTCGTGCTCGCGAGCGGAGCATCGAATCCTCGCACCCACGCCCGACGCATCTGGGTGGCGGGCCTCGTGGGCGCGCTGGCCGCGTTCGCTGGGACCGCGGCGATCATGACCGGGCCTGGCGCGCATCGTGAACGGCCGCCGGAGCCGGACCCAACGACGCGCGCACTCCCGGCCGCTAGCGTCGTGACGCCTCCGACGCCAGCGCTGGGGGTCGCGCCAGTGGCCGATGCGGCGGCGAGCAGCGCTCCGTCCCCCGCTCTGCTGCCGGACGCAGGCCAGAACGCAGTCAAACCCGGCTGGCCCCCGAAACCCGGACTCAAGCCGGGTGCGTCGAGCCAAGCCTCAGCGAGCACGCCGCCGACGCGACCCCACCCGCCGGGTGTCGCGACGGGACTGACCTTGGACACCCACGGCCCTTGA
- a CDS encoding sigma-70 family RNA polymerase sigma factor: MSQKSDRELVDAARKGDAEAFGVVVRRHQKRIYRLAVHLLRDAAEAEDVTQDTFVRAYGALDRFDGRSEPFTWMYRIAVNLSLNAIRSRKSGRKATTPDDPRIEGLLADKKSVDADPARLAADRQAALALAEGVDNLSETLRTTLILVSIDGLSHGEAAQVLGCPEGTVAWRVHEARKKLRAHLSRQGYSEGSGKK; the protein is encoded by the coding sequence ATGTCTCAAAAGAGCGACCGTGAGCTGGTGGATGCGGCCCGAAAGGGCGATGCCGAGGCGTTCGGTGTCGTGGTCCGTCGCCACCAGAAACGCATCTACCGGCTCGCGGTGCACTTGTTGCGCGATGCCGCGGAAGCCGAGGACGTGACTCAGGACACTTTTGTGCGGGCCTACGGTGCGCTCGATCGTTTTGATGGGCGCAGCGAGCCATTCACCTGGATGTACCGGATAGCCGTGAATCTTTCTTTGAATGCCATCCGCTCGCGCAAGTCGGGGCGCAAGGCCACGACGCCGGACGATCCGCGCATCGAGGGGCTGCTCGCCGACAAGAAGAGCGTCGATGCCGACCCGGCGCGGTTGGCCGCGGATCGCCAGGCCGCACTGGCTTTGGCCGAAGGCGTCGACAACCTGAGCGAGACGCTACGCACGACGTTGATCTTGGTGAGCATCGACGGGCTGTCTCACGGCGAGGCAGCGCAGGTGCTCGGGTGCCCGGAAGGCACCGTCGCGTGGCGCGTGCACGAAGCGCGGAAAAAGCTGCGTGCCCACCTGTCGCGTCAAGGTTACTCGGAAGGTTCGGGCAAAAAATGA